The DNA window CTTCTTGATGGGCCAGGAATGTTGGATAATTGCTGAAGGTAAACCGGAGGATGTGGCGAGTAAGAAGCCATTTTCATCTTTTTTTGGTCTGGTGGGGCTATGCATGCGATCACAGTGTCTGTAGCTGATAAGATGCGCCCCCATATCCCATATATATTATGGGGGCATTACAGACCCAAGAAAGGCATGGCTTACTTTGAGGGAAGTTAATGAACATGCGACCGCAAGTAAGCGTCAGTGCCTGGAGACTGAACAAGATGGCCTGAAGCAGGATAGACTCATTGAGGGAGTGAGCTCCCGTGCTCCTAATGTAGAGCTAGAACTACTGCTACCGTGGAATCCGCGATCACACATGAGTACCTCGCCTTCCTTTGTTTTGTCACGAGCTGGATCCATTCTCCAATTGATTAACTGATTGCGCCATAAAGACTAGAGTGCTAGACTGATAAAAGGAATGCTTACCGAAGCCACTATCGCCTCTGGTGTGCCACTCGTCAGTTGAGAAAGCTGGGGGGAGCTATCTTCGTGGTACCAATGACTGAGGTCAGGGGCTCCTTTATATAAAACAGGGCAACTTAAACATATGCTTTGAAGATGGAGCCTATTACTACAACTACAGAAGGGAGGCTAGATACTTTTCCAACTACGGCCCTATCGCTCGAGTTACTTCCTCCTCTGAGGGTTAGGATCTTTGGTTCGGTCTCACCTCGATCTTGAGATGGGGTTGGCAATCTTCTTACAGGCCATCCCTTCCTAGTTCCTAGTTAACTACACCCGCGTTAACCTGCACTCCCACTCGCTCACCTGCCTAGGATTCTTCGTCGAGTGATCCCGCGCTTCATAACCTATTTCATACCATACCTTATTTATTTACCTGCGGCACCATACCGACCACCGCTCACCGATCCATGTATCATCCCTACTACTATCACTATCACTCAATTCCTTACATACCTGCTATCTATCACATATCTGATTTGAAGCTTCGCCAGATCTTGATGGAAAAGAGAAAGAATGCAAGGAGAATGGTCTGATAGACATCCCGGCGGCAGGAAATTAGCTTGTCCATGAAACCGCAAGCAACCAAGGGCAAGTTATTACGCGCAAGGCCCTATCCAGCTTACACCACACTCTGTTGTTGCTCCAAGTGAAAAACCACCCGACAGATTGCAAATCAGTGAGTCCGATATAATATATTGGCAGCAATCCATAAAATCATTCACTTCATACGCACTAACCTCTGCCCCAAACCATTTCTCATCAATTCTCAACAGGCTATTGAAGTCCCCAACAAGCAGCCACGGGGTAGAATGCAATTCCGTCGTTTCCATCAAGTTATTCCATAATGGCCTCCTACTAACTATTGAGTGGAAGCCATAAACAAAACTGACATGGAAAGAGAGTGAACTAACCTTGCAAGTGATAAAGGAATGTATCACTTGTGGTTTCATATCTTTAACTTCCAGATGGACTTTATAAGGATTCCACAGCACAAGGATGCGCCCCCCTAAATAAATGTATGGAAGTTATTGCATTCGGACCAA is part of the Salvia miltiorrhiza mitochondrion, complete genome genome and encodes:
- the orf117b gene encoding hypothetical protein, which produces MKPQVIHSFITCKVSSLSFHVSFVYGFHSIVSRRPLWNNLMETTELHSTPWLLVGDFNSLLRIDEKWFGAEVSAYEVNDFMDCCQYIISDSLICNLSGGFSLGATTECGVSWIGPCA